CTGCTTGAGGAATCCCATACCGGTCAGACTAGAACGTGTTCCAATTCCTCTCCGGCGAACACACGCAAAAGGTCAGGAGGTCTTCACGGGCGGGCGGAAGAAGATGACGAGCTGCCCGATCCCGCCGAGCAGGCCCAGCCCCACGGCGATGGCCAGCCCACACCAGCCCGACAGCCAGTGTGCGACATCGGTACCGGAGAACAACAGGTGATCCAGGCTGTAGCGCCCGGCGCCGGTCCCGGCGATCGTCACCGCCGCCACCGCCAGCACCAGGTTGTACTCCCAGCCCTCCTTGACGATGAAGAAGCCGTTGTGCCGGTGCACGGTCCAGGCGGCCACCAGCATGAGCGCCACGAACCCGGCAGCCGGGACCGGGGTCAGCAGACCCAGAGCGAGCCCCAACCCGGCGGCGATCTCGGTGCTCGCCGCCACCCGGGCGTGGAACAGACCCGGCTTCATGCCGATGCTGTCGAACCAGCCCGCGGTGCCCGGGATACGCCCCCCGCCGAAGAACTTGTTGTAGCCGTGCGCGGCCATGGTCAGACCGAGGACAACGCGCAGAATCAAGATCGCAGTATCAGAAGCCACGTAACAGAATCTAGGGCATCTGTTAAGCCGATGCCCAGCTACCCGCCGGTACTGGACACTGATCCACATGCCCCGCCTCCCCATCCACCGCTCCGTGCCCGATATCGGCTACCTGAGTGCGCAACTGTTCGACGACCTTGGCATCGTGCAGACCGTCGTCGCCGGCGACACCGTGTACGTCTCCGGGATCGCCCCGCTGACCGATACCGGCGGGGCGGTGGACGTGGTGAGCACCGATCTGGCCGAGCAGCTCACCTACGTGCTGGACGTGCTCGACCGCTCACTGGCCTCGGCGGGCACCGACCGCAGCGGACTGGTGGCCTGGACCATCTACACGACCGATATGCCGGGGCTGGCGCAGTGCGTGTCCATCCTCAAGGACTGGGTCGGCGAGCACCGCCCGACGAGCACCTGGATCGGCTGCGCGAGCTTCATCCACCCCGACCAACTTCTGGAGCTCACCGCCACCGCCGTCCGCTAGACCTGCGGTTTGTCACGAAAGGGCGGCCTCCAACCGGCGCACGTAGGCGTCGATGTCCCCGATCGCCGATTCGGCGGCGAACACGCTGAGGGTGATGGTGTCCCCCACCCCGGTCACGCAGTGCGTGATCCCGATCATCGGGGACAGTCCGGGAAATGCCGCGGCCAGCCGGACCGGCGCACCGGCGAAGCTGAAATCGGCCGCCCCGCAGTTCACGCTGGACACCACGGTGTTGCCGGTGACCGTCGCCGACCGTGCATCGGGGTTGAAATGGCTTATCCCCCAGCGCAACAGCCGGGCGGGCGTGGCGTCGAAGGCTCGTTCGGAGGCCCGCATCGCCGGATGGGCGGCCCGTTTCTTGCGGGCCGCCAGTTCGGCGGCGATCGCGGCGCGACGGTCCTCGCGCGGCAGCTCCGGGCGCAGGCCGATCCCGACCGTGCCGAAATGGTTGTAGGACCGGCGCGGCCCGGCCTTGGCCATGGTGACCTCGGCGCCGAGCGCACCGAGCATTGCGGGATCGGTGCCGAGGTCCCGCAACTGGCCGGCCAGCGCCTCGGAGATCGCGGCCAGCGCGGCGACGGTGACGGTGGCCCCGGCCAGCTGGGCGCGGTCACGCACCACGGTGCGCATGCTGCGCAACCCCGCCGGCGGGTCGTTGGTCCGCAGCGGCGCGCATTGCGCGGCCGCCGGCGGCACGCTGCCGGTCAGGGTGTCGCGCATCAGGTGCTGATGGGTACGCGCCGCCTGCAGGCTGCGCCACGGCAGGGTGAGCGGATTCCCGTGCACCGGTGTCACGGCGGGCACCTCGGCGTCGCGGCCGAACATCACCGCGGCCGGGCCGCAGGTCCGGCCCCCGCCGCCGAGCACGTGAGTGATCTGCAGGACCGCGACGGTGGCGGGGCCACCGATCTGCGGGACACCGTGCACCCCGGGGAAGACATGCAGCCGCCAGGGCGTCACGGCGGCGTCGAGCTGGTCGTCGACCAGGGCGACCACGGCGGCCAGGCAGCCCGCCCACGAACTGTCCGCGAGGTGGTGCACCCGGAACTGCGCAGCGTCGACCTGATGGGGCACCCACCTCGGGTAATGCCACGGTTCGTCGTCGCTGACCCGCCGGGTCAGATCCGGGCTGCGCCCCGCCGCGGCCGCCAGCTCGGCCAGCGCCGCATCCAGATCTGTTGGCACACCCTCGAATCCGTACAGCAGGAAGGTGTCGTTGGGCATCCTGGAGGACATCCAGAACATCTGCGCGTCGACCGC
This region of Mycolicibacterium diernhoferi genomic DNA includes:
- a CDS encoding DoxX family protein, which gives rise to MASDTAILILRVVLGLTMAAHGYNKFFGGGRIPGTAGWFDSIGMKPGLFHARVAASTEIAAGLGLALGLLTPVPAAGFVALMLVAAWTVHRHNGFFIVKEGWEYNLVLAVAAVTIAGTGAGRYSLDHLLFSGTDVAHWLSGWCGLAIAVGLGLLGGIGQLVIFFRPPVKTS
- a CDS encoding RidA family protein, with protein sequence MPRLPIHRSVPDIGYLSAQLFDDLGIVQTVVAGDTVYVSGIAPLTDTGGAVDVVSTDLAEQLTYVLDVLDRSLASAGTDRSGLVAWTIYTTDMPGLAQCVSILKDWVGEHRPTSTWIGCASFIHPDQLLELTATAVR
- a CDS encoding WS/DGAT domain-containing protein, encoding MAANRLTAVDAQMFWMSSRMPNDTFLLYGFEGVPTDLDAALAELAAAAGRSPDLTRRVSDDEPWHYPRWVPHQVDAAQFRVHHLADSSWAGCLAAVVALVDDQLDAAVTPWRLHVFPGVHGVPQIGGPATVAVLQITHVLGGGGRTCGPAAVMFGRDAEVPAVTPVHGNPLTLPWRSLQAARTHQHLMRDTLTGSVPPAAAQCAPLRTNDPPAGLRSMRTVVRDRAQLAGATVTVAALAAISEALAGQLRDLGTDPAMLGALGAEVTMAKAGPRRSYNHFGTVGIGLRPELPREDRRAAIAAELAARKKRAAHPAMRASERAFDATPARLLRWGISHFNPDARSATVTGNTVVSSVNCGAADFSFAGAPVRLAAAFPGLSPMIGITHCVTGVGDTITLSVFAAESAIGDIDAYVRRLEAALS